From Myxococcales bacterium, the proteins below share one genomic window:
- a CDS encoding DUF4262 domain-containing protein, translated as MSSIQKRIHDDVSRFGWHVVKVLGDEDFPAFAYTVGLTVTYEHPEVIVFGIGDDLDLMHHLLAVIQRRVEKGERFEHGARKTGILPGVSCHFARFPTSAYEEHLGQAVRHLGGERSFSVVQCIWPDKKRRLPWDPKVDLGLLARQPVFLRPDAGPRDPKWPFPEPHSRRALTTKQVIRGEEPVRFAGRFDDGSYQLVCETTDDEDDLAWVTLGWLLDHDPSLRAVASLDLGEAKVRKGPGKPFRKVSPPDDEP; from the coding sequence ATGTCGAGCATCCAAAAGCGCATCCACGACGACGTCTCCCGCTTCGGCTGGCACGTCGTGAAGGTGCTCGGCGACGAGGACTTCCCGGCCTTCGCGTACACCGTGGGCCTCACGGTGACCTACGAGCACCCCGAGGTCATCGTCTTCGGCATCGGGGACGACCTCGACCTCATGCACCACCTGCTCGCGGTCATCCAGCGCCGCGTCGAGAAGGGCGAGCGGTTCGAGCACGGCGCGCGAAAGACAGGCATTTTGCCCGGGGTCTCGTGCCACTTCGCGCGCTTCCCCACCTCGGCGTACGAGGAGCACCTCGGCCAGGCCGTGCGGCACCTCGGCGGCGAGCGCTCCTTCTCGGTGGTCCAGTGCATCTGGCCCGACAAGAAGCGGCGCCTCCCGTGGGATCCGAAGGTCGACCTCGGGCTCCTCGCGCGGCAGCCCGTGTTCCTCCGCCCCGACGCCGGCCCCCGCGATCCGAAGTGGCCGTTCCCCGAGCCCCACTCCCGGCGCGCCCTCACGACGAAGCAGGTCATTCGTGGCGAAGAGCCGGTGCGCTTCGCGGGCCGCTTCGACGACGGCAGCTACCAGCTCGTCTGCGAGACCACCGACGACGAGGACGACCTCGCCTGGGTCACGCTCGGCTGGCTCCTCGACCACGATCCGAGCCTGCGCGCCGTCGCGAGCCTCGATCTCGGGGAAGCCAAGGTCCGCAAGGGACCGGGCAAACCGTTCCGCAAGGTCTCTCCCCCCGACGACGAGCCCTGA
- a CDS encoding metallophosphoesterase, with amino-acid sequence MIPPDEPSPTESLLVFSDVHLGSDLNDHGTSPRRSHGIDEDLTKLLRHYADVPPAGERWRVVIAGDFIDFIGMTVKGDRALEGTLTDEERVHGLGSAAEHAREKLRRVTARHADVFDALAELVARGNALTLVHGNHDVELHWDEVKSDLRAELLRRAEATRPSLDRDAFLARIEFEPWFFYWKGVAYIEHGHQYDPYCANEHVMAPLSPLDPRRIMRGFSSILLRYVVRRTDGMKEHGHETLGVFDYVGFGLKLGLRGVVRLVSRFSDAVVELFRLRRAHFSEAMSTLRAEHERRLGLLAEASRLGADRLRALAALQAPPITRSIPGILGSVLLDRLALGLFSSLALAIVAVVGMFHGRFLYGAIGILAAWVLAHVYLAKQRTLDPAEEMAARAGTLARLLPAAFVVMGHTHIPVVEPVSDGGDATYINLGSWAEEEELQGDAHPYRAARTHLVIELDEGRPKAELRAWRGDGPHKYEGPDAPPA; translated from the coding sequence GTGATCCCGCCCGACGAACCTTCGCCCACCGAGAGCCTGCTCGTCTTCTCCGACGTGCACCTCGGCAGCGATTTGAACGATCACGGCACCTCGCCGCGCCGCTCGCACGGCATCGACGAGGACCTGACGAAGCTCCTCCGTCACTACGCCGACGTGCCGCCCGCGGGCGAGCGCTGGCGGGTCGTTATCGCCGGCGACTTCATCGACTTCATCGGCATGACCGTGAAGGGCGATCGCGCCCTCGAGGGGACGCTCACCGACGAAGAGCGTGTGCACGGGCTCGGGAGCGCCGCCGAGCACGCCCGCGAGAAGCTCCGCCGGGTCACCGCGCGTCACGCCGACGTGTTCGACGCCTTGGCCGAGCTGGTCGCGCGGGGGAACGCCCTCACGCTCGTGCACGGAAACCACGACGTCGAGCTCCACTGGGACGAGGTGAAGTCCGATCTCCGCGCCGAGCTCCTCCGCCGCGCCGAGGCGACGCGGCCGTCCCTCGATCGTGACGCGTTCCTCGCGCGCATCGAGTTCGAGCCCTGGTTCTTCTATTGGAAGGGCGTCGCCTACATCGAGCACGGCCACCAATACGATCCGTACTGCGCGAACGAGCACGTGATGGCCCCGCTCTCGCCGCTCGATCCGCGCCGCATCATGCGCGGGTTCTCGAGCATCTTGCTCCGCTACGTCGTCCGCCGGACCGACGGCATGAAGGAGCACGGCCACGAGACCTTGGGGGTGTTCGACTACGTCGGCTTCGGGCTCAAGCTCGGCCTGCGCGGCGTGGTGAGGCTCGTCTCGCGCTTCTCGGACGCCGTGGTCGAGCTCTTCCGGCTCCGTCGGGCCCACTTCTCGGAGGCGATGAGCACGCTCCGCGCCGAGCACGAACGCCGGCTCGGTTTGCTCGCGGAGGCCTCCCGCCTCGGCGCCGACCGCCTCCGCGCGCTCGCGGCGCTCCAGGCACCGCCGATCACGCGCTCCATCCCGGGCATCCTCGGGAGCGTCCTCCTCGATCGCCTCGCCCTCGGGCTCTTCTCGAGCTTGGCGCTCGCGATCGTGGCGGTCGTCGGCATGTTCCACGGTCGTTTTCTCTACGGGGCGATCGGCATCCTGGCCGCGTGGGTGCTCGCGCACGTGTACCTCGCGAAACAGCGCACGCTCGACCCCGCCGAGGAGATGGCGGCCCGCGCCGGCACGCTCGCGCGCCTCTTGCCCGCGGCGTTCGTCGTCATGGGGCACACGCACATCCCCGTCGTAGAGCCCGTGAGCGACGGCGGGGACGCCACGTACATCAACCTCGGCTCGTGGGCCGAGGAAGAGGAGCTCCAGGGCGACGCGCACCCCTACCGCGCCGCGCGCACCCACCTCGTCATCGAGCTCGACGAAGGTCGCCCGAAGGCCGAGCTCCGCGCGTGGCGAGGCGACGGGCCGCACAAGTACGAGGGCCCCGACGCGCCTCCCGCGTGA
- a CDS encoding alkaline phosphatase D family protein — translation MKRRDFLLGSLASVLYVACGSDSGGTTPPGEDAGTTTPDGGTTLPDGATKPLTPTSPAEASDKVFPQGLASGDPRPDKVLLWTRVEPQGAGKAQTDTIDVEVVVAKDEALTDIVARTMAKATPDADHTVRVAPTGLSAGTVYYYRFEAQGTTTRVGRTKTAPARDADVGVKFAFCSCQDYIGRYWHSWQALLDEKAPLDFILYLGDYIYETVNDPRFQSTSPDREIKLPDGMDTSAEQNGSRTAAKTLADYRTLYKIYRKDPLLKEVHRLYPFVVTWDDHEFADDCWADHSTSFNELDPVTKGFTDEKNTPRRLAANRAFSEYQPADITYDANASFPNDIKIYRQLAFGKHVDLFMTDQRMFRDDHLVPEGPRDLAIGKVSANSSVGSRYFVRKSVYDERETQKKPSLLGGAQKAWLVDAVRGSKATWKVWGNEVQMYQMALRLSDLPGVPALFSYTAYVNTDQWDGFRSERAEILRAFRAAKVENLLVCTGDIHAFFAAELHEDFDAPSAKPIGVEFVTAGISSASMNALVDNLLPQGNALRFIADAFVSSAPASLKASNPHLKHADPDAYGFALVDVDGTRAEVTFVQLGDPKQKTSSGVVARTKLVTRAGTGTIVAG, via the coding sequence ATGAAGCGTCGTGACTTCCTTCTCGGCTCGTTGGCGTCGGTGCTTTATGTCGCGTGCGGCAGCGACTCGGGAGGCACGACGCCCCCCGGGGAGGACGCCGGCACCACGACGCCCGACGGCGGCACCACGCTCCCCGACGGCGCGACGAAGCCTTTGACCCCGACGTCTCCCGCCGAGGCGAGCGACAAGGTGTTCCCCCAAGGGCTCGCCTCGGGCGATCCGCGCCCCGACAAGGTCCTCCTCTGGACGCGCGTCGAGCCCCAGGGCGCCGGGAAGGCGCAGACCGACACCATCGACGTCGAGGTGGTCGTGGCGAAGGACGAGGCGCTCACCGACATCGTCGCGCGCACCATGGCCAAGGCCACCCCCGACGCCGACCACACCGTGCGCGTCGCGCCCACCGGGCTCTCGGCCGGCACGGTGTACTACTACCGCTTCGAGGCCCAGGGCACGACGACGCGGGTCGGCCGCACCAAGACGGCGCCCGCGCGCGACGCGGACGTCGGCGTGAAGTTCGCGTTCTGCTCCTGCCAAGACTACATCGGGCGCTACTGGCACTCGTGGCAGGCCCTGCTCGACGAGAAGGCGCCGCTCGATTTCATCCTCTACCTCGGGGACTACATCTACGAGACGGTGAACGATCCGCGCTTCCAGTCGACCTCGCCCGACCGCGAGATCAAGCTGCCCGACGGCATGGACACCTCGGCCGAGCAGAACGGCTCGCGCACCGCCGCGAAGACCCTCGCCGACTACCGCACGCTCTACAAAATCTACCGCAAGGACCCGCTGCTCAAGGAAGTGCACCGGCTCTACCCGTTCGTCGTCACGTGGGACGATCACGAGTTCGCCGACGACTGCTGGGCCGACCACTCGACGAGCTTCAACGAGCTCGACCCGGTGACGAAGGGCTTCACCGACGAGAAGAACACCCCGCGGCGGCTCGCCGCGAACCGCGCCTTCTCGGAGTACCAGCCCGCCGACATCACGTACGACGCGAACGCCTCGTTCCCGAACGACATCAAGATCTACCGGCAGCTCGCCTTCGGGAAGCACGTCGATCTGTTCATGACCGACCAGCGCATGTTCCGGGACGATCACCTCGTCCCCGAGGGCCCGCGGGACCTCGCCATCGGCAAGGTGTCGGCGAACAGCTCCGTCGGCTCGCGCTACTTCGTGCGGAAGTCGGTCTACGACGAGCGCGAGACGCAGAAGAAGCCCTCGCTCTTGGGCGGCGCGCAGAAGGCCTGGCTGGTCGACGCCGTGCGCGGCTCGAAGGCCACCTGGAAGGTGTGGGGCAACGAGGTGCAGATGTACCAGATGGCCCTGAGGCTCTCGGATCTGCCGGGCGTGCCGGCGCTCTTCTCGTACACGGCGTACGTGAACACCGACCAGTGGGACGGCTTCCGCTCCGAGCGCGCCGAGATCCTGCGGGCGTTCCGCGCGGCCAAGGTCGAGAACTTGCTCGTGTGCACCGGCGACATCCACGCCTTCTTCGCCGCCGAGCTCCACGAGGACTTCGACGCGCCCAGCGCGAAGCCCATCGGCGTCGAGTTCGTCACGGCCGGCATCTCGTCGGCGTCCATGAATGCCCTCGTCGACAACCTGCTCCCGCAGGGCAACGCGCTCCGCTTCATCGCCGACGCGTTCGTGAGCTCGGCCCCTGCCTCGCTCAAGGCCTCGAACCCGCACCTCAAACACGCCGATCCCGACGCCTACGGGTTCGCCCTGGTCGACGTCGACGGCACACGCGCCGAGGTCACGTTCGTCCAGCTCGGAGACCCGAAGCAGAAGACGTCGTCGGGCGTGGTCGCGCGCACGAAGCTCGTCACCCGCGCGGGCACGGGCACCATCGTCGCCGGCTGA
- a CDS encoding glycosyltransferase: MRVVAVTQIWPNSLEPLAAAFNVQQFRELAKTCELEVLAAVASFPLSRLTGQPPRPAKLAGLPPHEVVAGIPTTYLRQLYVPKVGVPVAVPLYLASALPHRARLARADVLFGTWAYPDAAATILLAKMLGKPCVVKVHGSDLNVIAKRPSARAVLRKVLPMADALVSVSEPLSDELAGLGVPRSRIHLVGNGVDEAVFHVRGRAEARESLGVDPSRKVVFFVGRLEPAKGIDELMTAWDAVVREVPNATLVLAGDGVSRAKVDAWAKGHGEAVRVLGGQPLSAIAAWHGASDLFTLPSWREGTPNAVLEALASGRPVVATRVGGVPDVLRDPQAGRIVPPKDAGALARAIVECLGKAWDPEEIRKTGPGTWAESAEKLRAVLEGVVRARR; the protein is encoded by the coding sequence GTGAGGGTCGTCGCCGTAACGCAGATTTGGCCGAACAGCCTCGAGCCCCTCGCGGCGGCGTTCAACGTGCAGCAGTTCCGTGAGCTCGCGAAGACGTGCGAGCTCGAGGTGCTCGCGGCGGTGGCGAGCTTCCCCTTGTCGCGCCTCACGGGGCAGCCTCCGAGGCCGGCGAAGCTCGCGGGCCTCCCTCCGCACGAGGTCGTCGCGGGCATTCCGACGACGTACCTGCGTCAGCTCTACGTGCCCAAGGTGGGGGTGCCCGTCGCGGTGCCTCTTTACCTCGCCTCGGCGCTCCCTCACCGCGCGCGCCTCGCCCGCGCCGACGTGCTCTTCGGCACGTGGGCCTACCCCGACGCCGCGGCGACGATCCTGCTCGCCAAGATGCTCGGGAAGCCCTGCGTCGTGAAGGTGCACGGCTCGGATCTCAACGTGATCGCGAAGCGCCCGAGCGCCCGCGCGGTGCTCCGCAAGGTGCTCCCCATGGCCGACGCGCTCGTGTCCGTGTCGGAGCCGCTGTCGGACGAGCTCGCCGGGCTCGGGGTCCCGAGATCGCGCATCCACCTCGTCGGCAATGGCGTCGACGAGGCGGTCTTCCACGTCCGAGGCAGGGCCGAGGCGCGCGAGTCGCTCGGCGTCGACCCTTCGCGCAAGGTCGTCTTCTTCGTCGGTCGGCTCGAGCCGGCCAAGGGCATCGACGAGCTCATGACCGCGTGGGACGCGGTCGTGCGCGAGGTCCCCAACGCGACGCTCGTGCTCGCGGGGGACGGCGTCTCGCGCGCCAAGGTCGACGCGTGGGCAAAGGGGCACGGCGAGGCGGTGCGTGTGCTCGGCGGCCAGCCCTTGTCGGCCATCGCGGCGTGGCACGGCGCGAGCGATCTCTTCACGCTCCCGAGCTGGCGCGAGGGCACCCCGAACGCGGTGCTCGAGGCGCTCGCGAGCGGCAGGCCCGTCGTGGCGACCCGCGTCGGCGGCGTCCCCGACGTGCTCCGCGATCCCCAAGCGGGCCGCATCGTGCCCCCGAAGGACGCGGGCGCGCTCGCCCGGGCCATCGTCGAGTGCCTCGGAAAAGCTTGGGATCCCGAGGAGATACGAAAGACGGGCCCCGGCACCTGGGCCGAGAGCGCCGAGAAGCTCCGCGCGGTGCTCGAGGGCGTCGTGCGCGCGCGGCGCTGA